Proteins encoded within one genomic window of Rubripirellula tenax:
- a CDS encoding GNAT family N-acetyltransferase — protein sequence MIRDASDRDIGCIADALVRVQCLHADAYPSIYRRFTRAEAVSHLSASLAKPDITIRVACDSTEIVGHYILATESTPESIFKHPQRFGHLHQIEVDPKYRRRGVGKCLLDDATLISAKLGLPRVVLDVWAFNAAARGLFDSAGFSAFGSKLVLDIKSNQDSG from the coding sequence ATGATTCGTGACGCATCGGACCGTGACATTGGCTGCATCGCCGACGCGCTGGTTCGCGTTCAGTGTCTCCACGCCGATGCGTACCCGTCCATTTACCGCCGCTTCACCCGCGCGGAAGCAGTTTCGCACCTCAGCGCATCACTCGCAAAGCCGGACATCACAATTCGTGTTGCTTGCGACTCGACCGAAATCGTCGGCCACTACATACTTGCTACTGAATCAACTCCCGAATCAATATTCAAGCATCCACAACGTTTCGGGCATTTACATCAGATCGAGGTTGATCCCAAGTATCGTCGACGCGGCGTCGGAAAATGTCTTCTTGACGACGCGACCTTAATCTCGGCTAAACTGGGGCTGCCTCGTGTGGTTCTCGATGTCTGGGCGTTCAACGCTGCGGCTCGCGGGCTGTTTGATTCGGCCGGCTTTTCCGCTTTTGGATCCAAACTCGTGCTTGACATCAAGTCGAACCAAGACAGCGGGTAA
- a CDS encoding ammonia-forming cytochrome c nitrite reductase subunit c552 encodes MSTKNKRGFGLLAVLTGLVALATIGVAALLVNIFERKQEARAPFVRVVEVNEVSTDPKPWGLNFPQQFEDYQKTVNDEYTDYGGNHALPPSKLEEHPWLKRLFAGYAFSIDYREARGHAYMLSDQEVTKRVTDVQQSGACLHCHASIIPTYRRIGMEQLGQEPTEAALGESFNQEAVMAGFKAVSQRTYEEVHAELEKTPDGIVNANEGDPHLGDAHPVSCIDCHDPETMSIRVTRPGFILGIAKLAKSDDPVPHLPSIQKWRDDGSKGEYDPNVHATRQELRSFVCGQCHVEYYCANKMTLTFPWSNGLRMEDLEKEWNETEFPKDAKGEGGGEFFDYVHKETGTKVYKAQHPEFELWSQGIHARSGVSCSDCHMPFEKVGATKVSSHWVRSPMQNINKACQTCHHIPEQEIKDRVDLIQNRTRSLIDRAAAGVTEMFDAIIAAQAAGASEEQLKPIRDLQRKAMWRLDYIASENSKGFHASQEAARILAESVDYARQAIAMCYKLDGASKSTPAVAAK; translated from the coding sequence ATGAGTACGAAAAACAAACGCGGTTTCGGATTGCTGGCGGTGCTTACCGGATTGGTCGCGTTGGCGACGATCGGTGTCGCAGCCCTATTGGTCAACATCTTCGAGCGAAAGCAAGAGGCGCGGGCGCCTTTCGTGCGAGTCGTCGAAGTCAACGAAGTCAGTACCGACCCTAAGCCGTGGGGATTGAATTTTCCCCAGCAGTTCGAGGATTATCAAAAGACAGTCAACGACGAATACACTGACTACGGTGGCAATCACGCGTTGCCACCAAGCAAGTTGGAAGAGCATCCGTGGCTGAAGCGGCTGTTCGCCGGATACGCGTTCAGCATCGACTATCGCGAGGCCCGTGGTCATGCGTACATGTTGTCGGACCAGGAGGTGACCAAACGCGTCACCGATGTCCAGCAATCGGGCGCGTGCCTGCATTGCCACGCATCCATCATTCCCACCTACCGACGCATCGGTATGGAACAGTTGGGACAAGAACCCACCGAAGCTGCCTTGGGCGAATCCTTCAACCAGGAAGCTGTCATGGCAGGATTCAAGGCCGTCAGCCAGCGGACCTATGAAGAAGTGCATGCCGAACTGGAAAAGACGCCCGACGGAATCGTCAATGCAAACGAGGGCGACCCGCACTTAGGTGACGCACACCCGGTATCGTGCATCGATTGTCACGATCCGGAAACAATGTCGATCCGTGTGACTCGCCCCGGATTCATTCTTGGTATCGCCAAGCTGGCCAAGAGCGACGATCCGGTGCCCCATTTGCCCAGCATCCAAAAATGGCGAGACGATGGATCGAAAGGCGAATACGACCCCAACGTCCACGCGACGCGGCAAGAATTGCGGTCGTTCGTCTGTGGACAGTGTCACGTCGAGTATTACTGTGCCAACAAAATGACGCTAACGTTCCCGTGGAGTAACGGGCTGCGGATGGAAGACCTGGAAAAGGAATGGAACGAAACCGAGTTTCCCAAGGACGCCAAAGGCGAAGGCGGCGGCGAGTTCTTTGACTATGTCCACAAAGAAACAGGGACAAAGGTCTACAAGGCCCAGCATCCCGAATTCGAACTGTGGAGCCAAGGCATTCACGCTCGTTCCGGCGTCAGTTGCAGCGATTGTCACATGCCTTTCGAAAAAGTCGGTGCGACCAAGGTCAGCAGCCACTGGGTTCGCAGCCCGATGCAGAACATCAACAAGGCGTGCCAGACGTGTCACCATATCCCGGAACAAGAGATCAAGGACCGTGTCGACTTGATCCAGAACCGAACGCGTTCATTGATCGATCGCGCGGCTGCCGGCGTGACCGAAATGTTCGACGCCATCATCGCAGCGCAAGCGGCCGGTGCTTCCGAAGAACAGCTAAAACCGATTCGTGATCTACAGCGGAAAGCCATGTGGCGACTCGACTACATCGCCAGCGAAAACAGCAAGGGCTTCCACGCCAGCCAGGAAGCGGCTCGCATCTTGGCCGAATCCGTCGACTACGCACGGCAAGCCATCGCGATGTGTTACAAGCTGGACGGTGCCTCGAAATCAACGCCCGCAGTAGCAGCGAAGTAG
- the nrfH gene encoding cytochrome c nitrite reductase small subunit codes for MPEPKPQSVTTEDGAKTSEQRSLHKGWGAWIFAVFVGMLVGVGTFTFGYGKGASYLSNNPATCVNCHVMQGHMDSWQQSSHHNVAVCNGCHLPHDFVGKWVTKADNGFFHSLAFTTGGFKDPIQIKPRNKRVTQNACIHCHKDFVHPLLPAVDGQDTHSCVHCHARVGHAGR; via the coding sequence ATGCCGGAACCTAAACCGCAATCTGTTACGACGGAAGACGGTGCCAAAACGAGCGAGCAACGTTCCCTTCACAAAGGTTGGGGAGCGTGGATTTTCGCTGTTTTTGTTGGAATGCTAGTCGGTGTGGGAACATTCACATTCGGATACGGCAAAGGCGCCAGCTATCTGAGCAACAATCCCGCTACATGCGTTAACTGCCACGTCATGCAGGGCCACATGGATTCGTGGCAGCAGAGTAGCCATCACAATGTTGCCGTCTGCAACGGTTGTCACTTGCCACATGATTTCGTCGGCAAGTGGGTCACGAAAGCTGACAACGGATTTTTCCATTCGCTGGCGTTCACAACAGGCGGATTCAAAGATCCGATCCAAATCAAGCCACGTAACAAACGGGTGACACAGAACGCCTGCATCCACTGTCACAAAGACTTTGTTCATCCATTGTTGCCCGCCGTCGATGGCCAGGACACACATTCGTGCGTGCATTGCCATGCCCGCGTCGGTCACGCCGGACGCTGA
- a CDS encoding basic secretory protein-like protein: protein MNASCKKNRWDKRAFDPVTTKAIRIEVQSSPDVSGGILEWKIGSPAVEDPKLGGVDTLRIGDQYSIKFDTTEVPSLRQWVVDDLMPVCKTWYPRIVATLGSDNFEPPTEFSITFRRKMRGVAYTAGKDIFCAGDWYEANKDGEGIGSIVHELVHVVQQYAAPRIAPATPAAERPRWLVEGIADQIRWFQYEPTDRRRKLDPKNAKYTDGYFASAILVDHVIAEHGSESMPRLNEALRQGRYHPGLWQQWFGKTVDELWAECQSDGSPRSK from the coding sequence ATGAATGCTTCCTGCAAAAAGAATCGATGGGACAAGCGTGCGTTCGATCCGGTAACGACCAAGGCGATTCGAATCGAAGTCCAATCGAGCCCCGACGTTTCTGGCGGAATTTTGGAATGGAAGATCGGATCACCGGCGGTTGAGGACCCGAAACTTGGCGGTGTGGACACCCTTCGCATCGGCGACCAATACTCGATCAAGTTTGACACCACCGAGGTACCCAGTCTTCGCCAATGGGTGGTCGATGACTTGATGCCCGTCTGCAAAACTTGGTATCCACGGATTGTGGCGACGCTTGGCAGCGACAATTTCGAACCGCCGACCGAATTTTCAATCACGTTTCGGCGAAAGATGCGTGGCGTCGCCTACACAGCGGGCAAAGACATTTTCTGTGCTGGTGATTGGTACGAAGCGAACAAGGATGGCGAGGGTATCGGTTCAATCGTTCACGAATTGGTTCACGTCGTGCAACAGTATGCCGCGCCTCGGATCGCACCGGCGACTCCTGCGGCCGAGCGACCGCGTTGGTTGGTCGAAGGAATCGCGGACCAGATTCGATGGTTTCAATACGAGCCAACCGACCGACGTCGGAAGCTTGATCCGAAGAATGCCAAATACACCGACGGCTACTTTGCCTCAGCGATTCTGGTCGACCATGTCATTGCAGAACACGGTTCCGAATCGATGCCGCGATTGAACGAGGCGCTTCGACAAGGACGGTATCACCCCGGTCTATGGCAACAGTGGTTCGGAAAAACGGTCGATGAATTGTGGGCCGAATGCCAGAGCGATGGATCACCGCGATCGAAGTGA
- a CDS encoding ABC transporter permease, with protein MIPLKYNIRSLRVRWATTLLTCGAIGVVVFASVLTFGMIDGIEHALGSSGDPDDLIVMRQGSDDEMSSTVAPNVARELANLPGIASTADGVPMASREFITILMKPRRVGGGTANVIVRGLDEVGRQLRPNFKIVEGRDIQPGVNELITSRSIADRFETLGLGETFDVNNVKFTVVGLFEADGSSAESEVWTDLRDLTSAQRFDGAVSVVNMRVPDEAARRDIVERVRNDEQFKMKVVSEMDYFEGQKSSSIALKVVAYMIAGFLTIGAMFAASNTMYSAVASRGREIGTLRAVGFPRRAILSSFLLESLVLCLVGGALGCLATIPLNGITGGTQNAATFSEITFSFRFGPKVLAQGMALALAMGLIGGILPAFRAVRLQIVESLRSR; from the coding sequence ATGATCCCACTGAAATACAACATTCGTTCGCTGCGCGTTCGCTGGGCGACGACGCTGTTGACGTGCGGCGCGATTGGCGTCGTCGTGTTCGCGTCGGTGCTGACCTTTGGCATGATCGATGGCATCGAGCATGCCTTGGGTTCGTCGGGCGATCCCGACGACTTGATCGTGATGCGGCAGGGATCCGACGATGAAATGTCCAGCACGGTGGCGCCGAATGTGGCACGCGAGTTGGCGAATCTGCCGGGAATCGCTTCCACAGCCGACGGGGTGCCGATGGCGTCACGCGAATTCATCACGATTCTGATGAAACCCCGTCGGGTCGGCGGTGGCACGGCAAACGTGATCGTCCGAGGTTTGGACGAAGTCGGACGACAACTGCGACCGAATTTCAAAATCGTCGAGGGCCGAGACATCCAACCGGGCGTGAACGAACTGATCACCAGTCGAAGCATCGCCGATCGCTTTGAAACGCTTGGGCTGGGCGAGACGTTTGACGTCAACAACGTCAAGTTCACGGTCGTCGGACTGTTCGAAGCCGACGGCAGTTCCGCCGAATCTGAAGTTTGGACCGATTTGCGCGACCTGACGTCGGCCCAGCGATTCGACGGTGCTGTATCGGTGGTCAACATGCGAGTCCCCGATGAAGCCGCGCGTCGAGATATCGTCGAACGCGTTCGCAACGACGAGCAATTCAAAATGAAAGTCGTCAGCGAAATGGACTACTTCGAAGGCCAAAAATCTTCATCGATCGCATTGAAGGTCGTTGCCTACATGATCGCCGGATTCTTGACGATCGGCGCAATGTTCGCTGCATCCAATACGATGTATTCGGCGGTCGCAAGCCGCGGTCGCGAGATCGGAACGCTTCGCGCGGTGGGGTTCCCAAGGAGAGCGATTCTGTCATCGTTCCTGTTGGAATCGCTGGTGCTGTGTCTGGTGGGTGGAGCGCTTGGATGCTTGGCGACGATTCCGCTTAACGGGATCACCGGCGGGACCCAGAACGCGGCCACGTTCAGCGAGATCACCTTCTCGTTTCGATTCGGCCCCAAAGTGCTGGCCCAGGGAATGGCACTCGCGCTGGCGATGGGATTGATCGGCGGAATCTTGCCGGCCTTTCGAGCCGTGCGTTTGCAGATCGTCGAATCACTTCGATCGCGGTGA
- a CDS encoding ABC transporter permease → MKLLVYIWRNVTRNKLRSSLTVLSIGFSLALMTMLYGYLTMQTVAAEQSEKYDRVVVLNKLGFAAPLPIAHVGKVKALDSVETAMPFAWFGGNYLNKQALFAQFAVDPQVAFDIYKEFELPTDQLTAFKSNRQAAVCSKALAEQMNWKVGDRIPLQGTIYQVDLDLQLVGTYDSPRNSGSIWFDWKYLDEESSKSEAAFGPGAGSIYVKCKDDKDVEQVCDEIDTMFANSDSSTRTRTEAAFARMFADMLGDVQTYIRYISLAVVFALALVAATAMAMSMRERTTEIAVLKAIGFSKQRVLALVLGESTLIAMLGGILGIAGGLGMLHMFSKVPIASQFFPIPISSMFGTWLVGLALVAAAIGFISGVVPAVMAAQLSVVNGLRRVV, encoded by the coding sequence ATGAAGTTGCTCGTCTATATCTGGCGGAACGTCACGCGGAACAAGCTGCGTTCGAGTCTAACCGTACTATCGATCGGGTTTTCGTTAGCCCTGATGACGATGTTGTACGGTTATTTGACCATGCAAACCGTGGCGGCCGAGCAGTCGGAAAAATACGACCGAGTCGTCGTGCTGAACAAGTTGGGTTTCGCCGCGCCGCTTCCGATCGCTCACGTGGGCAAAGTCAAGGCTCTCGATTCCGTCGAAACCGCAATGCCGTTCGCGTGGTTTGGTGGCAACTACCTGAACAAGCAAGCCCTCTTTGCCCAGTTCGCCGTCGACCCGCAGGTGGCGTTCGACATCTACAAGGAATTCGAACTTCCGACGGACCAATTGACGGCGTTTAAGTCGAATCGCCAAGCCGCCGTCTGTAGCAAGGCGCTTGCGGAGCAGATGAATTGGAAGGTTGGCGATCGCATCCCATTGCAAGGAACGATCTATCAGGTCGATCTGGACTTACAGTTGGTCGGCACCTACGACTCGCCTCGCAATTCGGGATCGATCTGGTTCGACTGGAAATACCTTGACGAAGAGTCCAGCAAGAGCGAGGCGGCGTTCGGCCCAGGTGCCGGATCGATTTACGTGAAATGCAAAGACGACAAGGACGTCGAACAGGTGTGCGACGAAATCGATACGATGTTTGCCAATAGCGACAGTTCGACTCGCACACGCACCGAAGCCGCGTTTGCTCGAATGTTCGCCGACATGCTCGGCGACGTACAAACTTACATCCGCTATATCTCGTTGGCGGTCGTCTTCGCGCTGGCACTGGTTGCCGCCACCGCCATGGCGATGTCCATGCGTGAGCGAACAACCGAGATAGCTGTCTTGAAGGCGATCGGATTTTCTAAGCAACGTGTGTTGGCTTTGGTCTTGGGCGAATCGACGTTGATCGCGATGCTCGGGGGGATCTTGGGCATTGCCGGCGGTCTCGGGATGCTGCACATGTTCTCGAAAGTCCCCATTGCCTCACAGTTTTTTCCGATTCCCATTTCGTCCATGTTCGGAACGTGGTTGGTCGGTTTGGCCTTGGTCGCCGCGGCGATCGGGTTTATCAGCGGCGTCGTTCCCGCGGTGATGGCCGCTCAATTGTCCGTGGTCAATGGTCTTCGCCGAGTCGTATAA
- a CDS encoding efflux RND transporter periplasmic adaptor subunit encodes MTVKDPPPANVRLATAKPDALASLRIERDAPRKRRRWPMFLLLLLAIGAAAGYVMSKRPLPFGDKLGRSTWMPDIMQNRVDVGLASIEVQKGRSADAVVVATGYLRSHRQAGIGARTPGRINVITFEEGDEVKKGDVLAELDHKDLDASLAASAASVAKAEAVLAEQVILIRQAEADKIRAVKLRQGRSISESEYDQSRFTHESAVARLDSLRADVDLMKAQMRQSEQLLENMFIRAPFDGTVISKDAEEGESILPGGTGGNSGRGSVATIADLDHLEIECDVQEGFISRVRPDQQVDIAVDAVPDKKYHGIVAKIIPMGDRARATIKVRVSIVDADSLLFPEMSGTVFFLPERGEVVVSEEPRMFCESKSVDQRGDTEAYVWIVDEDDRAQQIAVEAGETRDDRTEILAGLSGRERIIVDPSDLEPGMPVRVVD; translated from the coding sequence ATGACTGTCAAAGATCCTCCGCCCGCAAACGTACGATTGGCGACCGCTAAGCCCGATGCCCTTGCGTCGCTGAGAATCGAGCGTGATGCGCCGCGAAAACGTCGACGCTGGCCGATGTTTTTGTTGCTGTTGTTGGCAATCGGTGCAGCGGCCGGCTACGTGATGTCCAAGCGTCCGTTGCCGTTCGGCGACAAGTTGGGGCGATCGACTTGGATGCCCGACATCATGCAGAACCGTGTCGACGTCGGCTTGGCGTCGATCGAAGTTCAAAAGGGCCGATCCGCGGATGCCGTTGTCGTGGCAACCGGCTATTTACGATCACACCGGCAAGCCGGCATTGGCGCGAGAACACCCGGTCGCATCAACGTGATCACGTTCGAAGAGGGCGACGAAGTCAAGAAGGGTGACGTGCTGGCCGAACTCGATCACAAGGACTTGGACGCATCGCTGGCGGCGTCCGCGGCATCGGTTGCCAAGGCCGAAGCGGTACTGGCCGAACAAGTGATCCTGATCCGACAAGCCGAAGCGGACAAGATACGTGCGGTCAAACTGCGGCAGGGGCGCAGCATCTCTGAGTCGGAGTACGATCAGTCTCGGTTTACGCACGAGTCGGCCGTCGCTCGACTGGACTCACTGCGAGCCGACGTGGACTTGATGAAGGCGCAAATGCGTCAAAGCGAACAGTTGCTCGAAAACATGTTCATCCGCGCCCCCTTCGATGGCACGGTGATTTCCAAGGACGCCGAAGAAGGCGAATCGATCTTGCCGGGCGGTACCGGCGGAAACTCGGGGCGCGGCAGCGTTGCGACGATCGCCGATTTGGATCACTTGGAAATCGAATGCGACGTTCAAGAAGGTTTCATCTCGCGGGTGCGTCCCGATCAACAAGTCGACATTGCCGTCGACGCGGTCCCCGACAAAAAGTATCACGGCATCGTTGCCAAGATCATTCCGATGGGTGACCGAGCTCGCGCGACGATCAAAGTTCGTGTCAGCATCGTTGACGCCGATTCGCTTCTGTTTCCTGAAATGAGCGGCACCGTCTTCTTCTTACCCGAACGCGGCGAAGTCGTCGTCAGCGAAGAGCCGCGAATGTTTTGCGAATCAAAGTCGGTGGATCAGCGGGGCGATACGGAAGCGTACGTCTGGATTGTGGACGAAGACGATCGGGCTCAGCAAATTGCGGTCGAAGCCGGGGAAACGCGAGACGATCGCACCGAAATCCTTGCCGGACTGTCTGGACGCGAGCGGATCATCGTCGACCCGTCGGATCTGGAACCCGGGATGCCCGTGCGAGTCGTCGACTAG